The following proteins come from a genomic window of Nostoc sp. TCL26-01:
- a CDS encoding NAD-dependent epimerase/dehydratase family protein, whose protein sequence is MRILIMGGTRFIGVYLTQILVKQGHEVVLFNRGNRPLPKLQGVGQIIGDRTDATQLKEKLSRENFDVIFDNNGRELTDTQPLAEIFQDRVQHFVYMSSAGVYLKSDQLPHMEGDSVDPKSRHKGKHETEAYLQQQGLPFTSIRPTYIYGPLNYNDLESWFFDRIVRDRPILIPGNGLHITQLGHVKDLAQAMSQVVGNQQAIGQVYNVSGDRFVTFDGLARACIQAAGKSPDDIKIWHYDPKNFDFGKRKAFPMRVQHFFAAINKAQTDLNWQPEYDLISGLKDAFTNDYLATGRDKAEIDFSVDEEILQAH, encoded by the coding sequence ATGCGAATTTTAATTATGGGTGGTACTAGGTTCATTGGTGTCTATCTGACGCAAATTCTGGTGAAACAGGGACATGAGGTAGTACTGTTCAATCGTGGTAATCGCCCTCTACCGAAATTACAAGGAGTAGGACAAATTATAGGCGATCGCACTGATGCCACACAGCTGAAAGAAAAATTATCACGAGAAAATTTTGATGTCATTTTTGACAACAATGGGCGGGAATTAACTGATACTCAACCGTTGGCAGAGATTTTTCAAGACCGAGTGCAGCATTTTGTCTACATGAGTTCTGCGGGGGTGTATCTCAAATCTGATCAACTACCCCACATGGAAGGAGATTCGGTAGACCCCAAGAGTCGCCATAAGGGTAAGCACGAAACTGAAGCTTATTTACAGCAACAGGGATTACCTTTTACTTCGATTCGTCCGACTTATATTTACGGGCCGCTCAACTATAACGATTTAGAAAGCTGGTTTTTTGACCGCATTGTCCGCGATCGCCCAATTCTGATTCCTGGTAATGGTTTACACATTACACAACTAGGTCATGTCAAAGACTTGGCTCAGGCTATGTCGCAGGTTGTGGGTAATCAGCAGGCAATTGGGCAAGTGTATAATGTTTCGGGCGATCGCTTTGTAACGTTTGATGGTTTAGCTCGTGCTTGCATCCAAGCTGCCGGTAAATCACCAGATGATATCAAAATCTGGCATTACGACCCAAAAAATTTTGATTTTGGCAAACGCAAAGCTTTTCCCATGAGAGTACAGCACTTTTTCGCTGCCATCAACAAAGCCCAAACAGATTTAAATTGGCAACCTGAATATGATTTAATTTCTGGGCTGAAGGATGCTTTTACCAACGATTATTTAGCAACTGGGCGAGACAAAGCAGAAATAGATTTTTCTGTAGATGAGGAGATTTTACAAGCGCATTAG